CGATCGGAATGTAGGTCGACTCGTTCTCGTGCAGGGTCATGACCTTGCCGTCGAGCGTCACCTCCGCGATGCCTTTCACCACGACCCAGTGCTCGGCGCGGCGGTTGTGGCTCTGCAGGCTGAGCTTGGCGCCGGGCTTCACCGTCAGGCGCTTGGCGCGGAAACGCTCGCCGCGGTCGATGTCCTGGTAGCTGCCCCAGGGGCGGTGCATCACGGCATGCTCGGTGGCGGCACGATGCTTGCCGTCGGACATGCGCTGCACGACATCCTTGAGGCGCGGGAGATTGTCGCGATGACCGACCAGCACGGCATCGTTCATCGACACCACGACGACGTCCTCGACGCCGATGACGGCCGTGAGCGGGCCGTCGGAGCGGATATAGGAATTGCGCACATGGTCGATTTCGACCGGACCTTCGGTGACGTTGCCCTCGCTGTCGGCCTGGCCGACGTCGAGCAGCGCGTCCCAGGTGCCGAGGTCGGACCAGCGGAAGCGGGCGGGGACGACCCAGCACTTGTCGGTGCGCTCCATCACGGCGTAGTCGATCGACTTGGCTGGCGCCTTGGCGAAGGCTTCAGCGTCGAGGAACACGGTCGAGCCGATCTTCTTCGCCTTGGCGACGGCTTCCTCGGCTGCGGCGGCCATGGCGGGCTCGAAGCGCTTCATTTCCGACAGCAGCAATTCGGGCGCGAACAGGAAGTTGCCGCTGTTCCACAGGAGCCCCTCCGCGATGTACTGCATGGCCGTCTGGGCGTTGGGCTTCTCGACGAAGGCCGCGACCTTCATCACCGGGCCGATCCGCTCGGTGCCGGGACGGATATAGCCATAGTCGGTCTTGGGCTCCGTCGGCGGGATGCCGAAGGTGACGATGCCGCCTTTCTCGACGGCCGCGAGCCCCTCCCGGCAGCCGGCGAGGAACTCCTCGGCGCCGATCACCAGATGGTCGGAGGCCAGGGCGAGTACGGCCTTGGCGCCCAGCCCGCTCGTATAGGCGGCGGCGGCGGCCATGGCGGGTCCGGAATCCCGACGCGACGGCTCGACCAGGATGTCGATCTCGATGCCGATCTCGCGCGCCTGGCTCTCGCACATGAAGCGGTAGGCGTCGTTGGTCGCGATCACCGGCTTGCCGAACAGGCTGCGGTCGGCCACGCGCAGCAGGGTCTGCTGGAAGGTCGACTGCTTGCCCAGGAGGGGCACGAACTGCTTGGGCATGCTCTCGCGCGACAGCGGCCACAGGCGCTTGCCGGAGCCTCCGACGAGGATAACGGGCGTGATGAGCGACATTGCGACAGCTTTCGTTGCCTGAGGGGCCTTCAGCGGGCGGCTTCTGCGGCCGCGTGCCGGGCCGCGATATAGCCGAAGGTGAGGGCCGGGCCAATGGTGATACCGGCCCCCGGATAGGTGCCGCCCATGACGCTGGTCATGTCGTTTCCAGCGGCATAGAGGCCCCGAATGGGCGCACCCTGGCTGTCGAGGACCCGGGCATGGCCATCGACCCGCAGGCCGAGGAAGGTTCCGATGTCGCCCGGGATCAGCTTCATCGCATAGAAAGGGCCGCTTTCGAGCGGCGCAAGGCAGGGATTGGGCGTGTGCGTAGGGTCGCCGTTGAAGCGGTGATAGGCGTCGGTCCCTTTGCCGAAATCGGGGTCCTCGCCGCGGCCGGCATTGACATTGAAGTGCCGGATCGTCTCTTGCAGCACATGTGAATCGACGCCGATCTTCGCGGCCAACTCGGCCCAGCTTCCCGCGCTCAGCAGGTAACCGTTGCGGATATGGGCGCCGAGCGGCAGCGGCGCGGGGCCGATGGCGCCCATGCCGTAGCGCCGGATGGCGCGGTGGTCGCAGAGCAGCCAGCAGCTCGTCTCGCCGCGGTCGCGGCAGGCCTCGACCATCGCCGGGACGAAGTCGTGATAGGAGGCCGATTCGTTGGCGAAACGCCGGCCAGCCGGATCGACGGCGATGTAGCCGGGCTTGCCGCGCTCGTAGAAGTGCGGGAACGGCAGCGTCTTGCCGTCGGGTTGCGGCACCAGCGAGACCGGGACCCAGGCGGCGGGATAGGCCACGTCCTCGGCCAGCGCGCCGCCGGCCGACTGGCCGAGCCGGATGCCGTCCCCTCGATTGCCCGGCGGCGGCGCCGAGCGATGGGCGTGGCCGTCGCGGACATGGCCGTAGTAGCGGCTCTTCAGTTCGTCGTCGGCCGGGAAGCCGCCACAGGCCAGCACGACGCCCCGCCGCGCATGGATTTCCTGACGCTTGCCCTCGCGCTGCACGACCGCGCCGGTGACGGTGCCCTCGCGCTGGACCAGCTCGACGACCGGACTGTCCAGCCACAGTTCGATGCCGCGCTCCTCGGCGGAGAGGGCGAGGGCGGCGATCAGGCCGTTGCCATTGGTGAGGCGCGTGCCGCGATCGTGGTTCAGCCGGTCGACCGCATAGCGCACCGTCATGCCCGCGACGTGCAACGCAGATCGCGCCGAGCGCGTCATCTTGAACACATGGGGCAGGTCGTTGCGGCCGAGCATCATGCCCCCGAACGCCATCATCGTGCGGAGCGGCGCTCGCAGCTGGTCGAACCGCTTGCCCAGCCGCCGGCCATCGAACGGGAGCGGCAGCAGCGAGCGGCCGCCCTGCGCCGCACCGGGCTTGGTCGGATGATAGTCGGCCCAGATCGGCACGGCCTCGTAACGCACATGCGTGTTGTTCTCGATGAATTCGACGGCAGGGTTGCAGTTGTCGAGGAACGCGCTGGCCAGTTCGAGGTTCAGGCGATTGCCGGC
This DNA window, taken from Reyranella humidisoli, encodes the following:
- a CDS encoding FAD-dependent oxidoreductase, which encodes MIETDLLVVGSGAAGFSAALTASHAGLDVLMVEKERQFGGTTAYSAGVIWIPANRHGRALGIADSKEDALTYLQHEAGNRLNLELASAFLDNCNPAVEFIENNTHVRYEAVPIWADYHPTKPGAAQGGRSLLPLPFDGRRLGKRFDQLRAPLRTMMAFGGMMLGRNDLPHVFKMTRSARSALHVAGMTVRYAVDRLNHDRGTRLTNGNGLIAALALSAEERGIELWLDSPVVELVQREGTVTGAVVQREGKRQEIHARRGVVLACGGFPADDELKSRYYGHVRDGHAHRSAPPPGNRGDGIRLGQSAGGALAEDVAYPAAWVPVSLVPQPDGKTLPFPHFYERGKPGYIAVDPAGRRFANESASYHDFVPAMVEACRDRGETSCWLLCDHRAIRRYGMGAIGPAPLPLGAHIRNGYLLSAGSWAELAAKIGVDSHVLQETIRHFNVNAGRGEDPDFGKGTDAYHRFNGDPTHTPNPCLAPLESGPFYAMKLIPGDIGTFLGLRVDGHARVLDSQGAPIRGLYAAGNDMTSVMGGTYPGAGITIGPALTFGYIAARHAAAEAAR
- a CDS encoding mannose-1-phosphate guanylyltransferase/mannose-6-phosphate isomerase, with the translated sequence MSLITPVILVGGSGKRLWPLSRESMPKQFVPLLGKQSTFQQTLLRVADRSLFGKPVIATNDAYRFMCESQAREIGIEIDILVEPSRRDSGPAMAAAAAYTSGLGAKAVLALASDHLVIGAEEFLAGCREGLAAVEKGGIVTFGIPPTEPKTDYGYIRPGTERIGPVMKVAAFVEKPNAQTAMQYIAEGLLWNSGNFLFAPELLLSEMKRFEPAMAAAAEEAVAKAKKIGSTVFLDAEAFAKAPAKSIDYAVMERTDKCWVVPARFRWSDLGTWDALLDVGQADSEGNVTEGPVEIDHVRNSYIRSDGPLTAVIGVEDVVVVSMNDAVLVGHRDNLPRLKDVVQRMSDGKHRAATEHAVMHRPWGSYQDIDRGERFRAKRLTVKPGAKLSLQSHNRRAEHWVVVKGIAEVTLDGKVMTLHENESTYIPIGGVHRLANPGSELLEVVEVQTGDYVEEDDIVRYEDIYARV